One Pelobates fuscus isolate aPelFus1 chromosome 8, aPelFus1.pri, whole genome shotgun sequence genomic window carries:
- the DAPL1 gene encoding death-associated protein-like 1 yields MEVMYKATYPCDKLSRPPAVKAGGMRVTKKQVSESGAPEKHLKKPVVERPSSLVNMTNIQAMNLLTGALDKLGHEFPADAAYLPHQKPLPTVEKTVLPKKLYIIQQPRRF; encoded by the exons ATGGAGGTTATGTACAAAGCCACCTATCCCTGCGACAAACTGTCTCGCCCTCCTGCAG TTAAAGCTGGAGGAATGCGTGTAACAAAAAAGCAAGTTAGTGAAAGTGGAGCCCCAGAGAAACATTTGAAGAAACCTGTTGTAGAAAGGCCAAG CTCCCTTGTGAACATGACAAACATACAAGCCATGAATCTCTTGACAGGGGCCTTGGATAAG CTGGGCCATGAATTTCCAGCAGATGCTGCATACCTTCCTCACCAGAAGCCCCTGCCTACGGTGGAGAAAACTGTCCTACCGAAGAAACTCTACATTATTCAACAGCCACGCAGATTTTAG